From a single Bacillus gobiensis genomic region:
- a CDS encoding GcvT family protein, with translation MKQKKIVIIGAGIVGCSTAYYLSKMGQQNITVIEQGPLFETGGSTSHAPGLVFQLSFSKVLTTLASQTVETFKDLSAEGQPSFYSVGSLEIATTPERLEDLKRKAGVGASWGIEALILSPEECAKKCSLINPDNICGGLYVPSDGVAKPLRAIDKMANFTKSLGAKFYGHTEVTGIDIVDGQVKAVETSAGRFEADLIICCAGFWGPRIGEMAGVTIPLQPMAHQYVFTNDLQELADETEEATAPLIRQQDDAIYFRQVFNRLGIGSYQHRPLPVELSEITKYGEAKEMPSVKPFTPEDFEKPWHDALKLIPALKQTGMKKGINGIFSFTPDGMPLLGESQKVRGFWVAEAIWVTHSAGVGKAMAEWIVNGAPNLDLELCDINRFDTYAQSPTYFKKRSIEQYEKVYDIHHPFMPPETSRDMRVSPYYMRQKTLGAYFSERSGWEQPQWYEANDSLVAKYEKHILKREGWAAQYWSPVIEAEQLHTRQYAGLYDMTATKKRLEISGEGALEFLQKLTTSNIDIPVGHVTDTLMLHELAGIKDRIRVIRTAASTFFVLCTGAVEASWINKQLQASSRVLIQDLTAGICSLGVIGSKTKEIMQPFVSESFTSEGWVLGKAKELFIENVPVLAVYDSYFGTEGWELFTTFDQGLLLWDLLIEAGRPHQLIAAGDRALENLRIESLSSRSGKDFWSEHDPYEVGLYHMVDLNKPAFIGKDTLLVRKAKGPKLLLTTLVLDDPSMVVMGYEPVFHTGKTVGFVTSAGYAYSLGKGVVYALLLPEVVKEGNVLSIEYFGQRHRAKILAQSVVVSQ, from the coding sequence ATGAAGCAAAAGAAAATTGTCATCATCGGAGCCGGTATTGTTGGATGCAGTACTGCCTACTACTTAAGCAAAATGGGGCAACAAAACATTACAGTCATTGAGCAAGGACCGTTGTTTGAAACAGGGGGATCAACCTCTCATGCACCAGGGCTTGTGTTTCAACTTAGTTTTTCTAAAGTATTGACTACTTTAGCCTCTCAAACAGTGGAGACTTTTAAGGATTTAAGTGCTGAGGGACAACCTTCTTTCTATTCGGTAGGGAGTCTGGAAATTGCAACTACACCTGAGCGTTTAGAAGATTTGAAACGAAAAGCAGGTGTGGGAGCATCGTGGGGAATCGAAGCATTGATTCTTTCACCCGAGGAATGTGCCAAAAAATGCTCGCTAATTAATCCGGATAACATTTGTGGAGGACTATATGTACCGTCAGATGGAGTTGCTAAACCGCTTCGTGCTATTGATAAAATGGCGAATTTTACAAAATCTCTAGGTGCTAAGTTTTATGGTCACACAGAGGTAACAGGAATCGACATTGTGGATGGTCAAGTAAAAGCGGTCGAAACAAGTGCTGGAAGATTTGAAGCTGACTTAATAATTTGCTGTGCTGGATTCTGGGGACCTCGTATTGGAGAAATGGCAGGAGTAACTATTCCTCTTCAACCAATGGCACATCAATATGTGTTTACCAATGATTTGCAAGAACTGGCTGATGAAACAGAAGAGGCAACCGCACCGCTTATCCGCCAACAAGATGATGCCATATATTTCCGCCAAGTATTCAATCGTTTAGGTATCGGTTCTTATCAGCATCGTCCATTGCCTGTCGAGCTTAGTGAGATTACCAAGTATGGCGAAGCGAAAGAAATGCCATCTGTAAAGCCCTTTACACCTGAAGACTTCGAAAAACCATGGCATGATGCCCTTAAACTTATTCCAGCATTAAAACAAACAGGCATGAAAAAAGGAATAAACGGTATATTTTCCTTTACACCTGATGGAATGCCGCTGTTAGGAGAATCACAAAAAGTACGTGGATTTTGGGTGGCAGAAGCTATATGGGTGACCCATTCTGCTGGTGTTGGGAAAGCGATGGCTGAGTGGATTGTAAATGGAGCGCCAAACCTTGATCTGGAGTTATGTGATATTAATCGTTTTGACACATATGCACAAAGCCCTACTTATTTTAAAAAGCGTTCCATTGAACAATATGAAAAAGTATATGATATCCATCATCCATTTATGCCGCCGGAAACATCGCGTGATATGCGTGTAAGTCCATATTATATGCGTCAAAAAACCTTAGGGGCTTATTTTAGTGAACGATCTGGATGGGAGCAGCCACAATGGTATGAAGCAAATGATTCGCTTGTTGCAAAATATGAAAAACACATCTTGAAACGTGAAGGATGGGCAGCTCAGTATTGGTCACCAGTTATTGAGGCTGAACAGCTGCATACTCGGCAATATGCTGGGCTTTATGATATGACGGCTACCAAAAAACGGCTCGAGATCAGCGGTGAAGGGGCACTAGAGTTTTTACAAAAATTAACGACAAGCAATATCGATATTCCAGTTGGTCATGTAACGGATACATTGATGCTCCATGAATTAGCTGGAATAAAAGATCGAATAAGAGTGATTCGTACAGCAGCTTCGACCTTCTTTGTTCTTTGTACGGGAGCCGTTGAAGCGAGTTGGATTAATAAACAATTACAAGCATCCAGCCGAGTTTTGATCCAAGATTTAACAGCTGGGATATGCAGCCTCGGTGTAATAGGATCTAAGACAAAAGAAATTATGCAACCTTTTGTTTCTGAGTCTTTTACATCAGAAGGATGGGTACTTGGCAAAGCAAAGGAACTATTTATTGAAAATGTTCCGGTGTTAGCTGTTTATGATTCCTATTTCGGTACAGAAGGATGGGAGTTATTTACGACTTTTGATCAAGGATTACTATTATGGGATTTATTAATTGAAGCAGGACGCCCACATCAGCTTATTGCTGCAGGTGACCGTGCACTTGAAAATCTTCGAATCGAATCACTTTCGTCAAGAAGCGGGAAAGACTTCTGGAGTGAACATGATCCATACGAAGTAGGGCTATATCATATGGTTGACCTTAATAAACCAGCCTTCATTGGAAAAGATACATTGCTTGTTCGTAAGGCAAAGGGACCTAAGCTATTGTTAACTACGTTAGTGTTGGATGATCCGTCAATGGTTGTGATGGGGTATGAACCGGTATTTCATACAGGAAAGACAGTTGGCTTTGTGACGAGCGCTGGATATGCATACAGTCTGGGCAAAGGGGTGGTATATGCGTTGCTATTACCTGAAGTTGTAAAAGAAGGTAATGTATTAAGTATTGAATACTTCGGACAGCGGCACAGAGCGAAGATCCTGGCACAATCTGTCGTAGTTTCTCAATAA
- the solA gene encoding N-methyl-L-tryptophan oxidase, which yields MSNNYDVIVIGLGGMGSTAAYQLAKRGQRVLGLEQFGPAHDQGSSHGGSRIIRQSYFEDPAYVPLLLRAYELWNEIERESGEEILTITGGLMMGPPDSLTVSGSIESSKQWNLSYEILEANDIHRRFPVFTPSSNTLALYEEKAGFVRPELSVYTHLLQAEKHGAELRFFEAVQSWEAHPSGEGVRVVTNNGTYEAGKMIISAGAWAPQLLKDIGVNLQVERHIQMFFEPTGGIEPFRVGKQPIYVWEADDNVQLYGFPSFGVGAEGAKVAFFRKGKPCTPETIDRTVYDYEVAMIREYLAQGLPQLNGRFLQGKTCMYTNTPDEHFVISNHPDYPQVAVAAGFSGHGFKFASVVGEILADLVINGQTNHPIDLFSPQRFVFQ from the coding sequence ATGTCCAACAATTATGATGTCATAGTTATCGGTTTAGGAGGAATGGGTAGTACAGCTGCATACCAATTAGCAAAGAGAGGTCAACGGGTACTTGGACTTGAACAGTTTGGTCCGGCACATGACCAAGGGTCAAGTCATGGCGGTTCACGAATCATTCGACAATCTTATTTTGAAGATCCTGCATATGTTCCTTTATTACTTCGTGCCTACGAATTATGGAATGAGATTGAACGGGAAAGCGGAGAGGAAATTCTCACTATTACAGGGGGATTGATGATGGGACCCCCTGACAGTTTAACAGTATCCGGCAGTATTGAAAGTTCCAAACAGTGGAATCTTTCTTACGAGATTCTAGAAGCGAATGATATACACAGACGTTTCCCGGTTTTCACCCCTTCATCTAACACACTTGCATTATATGAAGAAAAGGCTGGGTTTGTTCGACCAGAACTAAGTGTGTATACTCATCTTCTTCAAGCGGAGAAGCATGGTGCTGAACTCCGATTCTTTGAAGCTGTTCAATCATGGGAAGCTCACCCTTCTGGTGAAGGTGTACGTGTTGTGACAAATAATGGAACATATGAAGCCGGGAAAATGATTATTTCGGCAGGGGCTTGGGCACCCCAGTTATTGAAAGACATAGGTGTAAACTTACAAGTTGAACGTCATATTCAAATGTTCTTTGAGCCGACAGGAGGAATAGAGCCTTTCCGTGTTGGGAAGCAACCGATTTATGTATGGGAAGCAGATGATAATGTGCAGTTATATGGTTTTCCTTCTTTCGGAGTAGGTGCTGAAGGAGCAAAAGTCGCTTTCTTTCGCAAGGGAAAACCTTGTACACCTGAAACCATTGACCGCACTGTGTATGACTATGAAGTTGCAATGATTAGAGAGTATCTTGCTCAAGGCCTTCCACAGTTAAATGGTCGATTTTTACAAGGGAAAACATGTATGTATACCAATACACCAGATGAACATTTTGTTATTTCCAATCATCCAGATTATCCGCAAGTGGCAGTCGCAGCTGGATTTTCCGGACATGGATTTAAATTTGCGAGTGTTGTAGGGGAGATTTTAGCAGACTTAGTGATTAATGGACAAACAAATCACCCAATAGATTTATTCAGCCCCCAGCGTTTTGTTTTTCAGTAA
- a CDS encoding aromatic ring-hydroxylating oxygenase subunit alpha, which yields MEMNQTTVSDPGKLQATLKGDLYTSPEIFELEKEHIFTKKWTFVGFEYEVGKSGHYITTKVQNENILIIRGKDNVLRAFLNVCRHRGATLCNNPCGKTGIIRCPYHSWSYGLDGSLLGVPNTTECREELVNNENYGLEPVHLQVWHGMIWLNLSENPLPVEQQLDTQIFDRFGDLATFSRYQIQNLKVAHRKEYEVAANWKLIVENFQECYHCSSIHPELTATLPEFRSGIGTQNTVSGAAKFNDELEAFSISGKGSRAMLKGLLPEDDRLYYGITILPLVFINLTPDHVIIHRILPISPEKSKVICEWLFDPEEIEKPDFDPADAVELFHRVNMQDFEACEWCQENMGSRSYKNGGILVPIEQHVSKFYDLVLESIGMKVE from the coding sequence ATGGAAATGAATCAGACGACAGTAAGTGATCCAGGAAAATTACAGGCTACATTAAAAGGGGATCTCTATACATCTCCGGAAATTTTTGAACTAGAAAAAGAGCATATTTTCACAAAAAAATGGACTTTTGTTGGCTTTGAATATGAGGTAGGGAAGTCGGGTCATTATATTACAACAAAGGTGCAGAACGAAAATATTCTAATTATCAGAGGAAAAGACAATGTTCTTCGTGCGTTCTTAAATGTGTGCCGCCATCGTGGAGCGACACTATGCAATAACCCTTGTGGCAAAACGGGAATTATTCGCTGTCCTTATCATTCTTGGAGTTATGGTCTTGATGGTTCCTTGCTTGGAGTTCCAAATACAACTGAGTGCCGTGAAGAGTTAGTTAACAATGAAAACTATGGCTTAGAGCCAGTGCATCTCCAAGTATGGCATGGAATGATTTGGCTGAACCTATCTGAAAATCCACTGCCGGTTGAACAACAATTAGATACACAAATATTTGACCGTTTTGGCGACCTTGCTACATTTAGTCGATATCAAATTCAAAATTTAAAAGTCGCTCATCGTAAAGAGTACGAGGTAGCGGCAAATTGGAAGCTCATCGTGGAAAATTTCCAAGAATGTTATCATTGCTCTTCTATTCATCCTGAATTAACAGCGACTCTTCCGGAATTCCGTTCAGGCATTGGTACACAAAATACAGTCAGTGGAGCAGCCAAATTTAATGATGAGCTGGAAGCTTTCTCAATAAGCGGCAAAGGTAGCAGAGCGATGTTAAAAGGCTTACTTCCAGAAGATGATCGTTTATATTATGGCATAACGATTCTTCCACTCGTATTCATTAACTTAACACCGGATCATGTCATTATTCATCGTATCCTTCCAATTAGTCCGGAGAAATCGAAAGTTATTTGTGAATGGTTATTTGATCCGGAAGAAATTGAAAAGCCAGATTTTGATCCAGCAGATGCTGTTGAATTGTTCCATCGTGTCAATATGCAAGATTTTGAAGCGTGCGAGTGGTGTCAAGAAAACATGGGATCAAGATCATACAAGAATGGCGGGATTTTAGTACCGATTGAACAACACGTTTCCAAATTTTACGATCTCGTCTTAGAATCAATAGGCATGAAAGTCGAATAA
- a CDS encoding MFS transporter, protein MRTLEEMPLGKFHFQMFFYTGGGAFIDGYIIGIIAVALAVLQPQFDMSLTVVGMIAMAMYVGMFFGGILGGYLTDLIGRKKMFILDLSIFVIASIPQYFVTDPMQLVILRFILGFAAGADYPISATYMAEFAPSKHRGALLGGLIALWYVGYGMSFLVGYWMLALGEDSWRWMLASSAIPAIIILLARIKMPESPLWLASKGKEKGANAIIQGIFGKDVVLSESFEAKEKTSFMDMFKNGYGKWTLFIALFWTLQVAPAFAIATFIPEVLGQLGFADGNKEYLGSTIMSLFYLVGLIPAVYLVEKIGRRPVLIWPFLVSAIILVILGITSSWQMSFTYSITLFVIYGIFNTSMNIHQWIYPNELFPTKIRGTAVGFGTGMSRIGASLSTFLFPMILANYGLEMTLYVCAGLFFAGFLISLVMAPETRNMTLEQTSALNKSNDKLSNKPDSKTGII, encoded by the coding sequence GTGCGTACACTGGAAGAAATGCCTTTAGGTAAATTTCACTTTCAAATGTTCTTCTACACGGGCGGGGGAGCCTTTATTGACGGGTACATCATTGGCATTATCGCAGTAGCCTTGGCCGTTTTACAACCCCAGTTTGATATGTCGTTAACCGTAGTCGGTATGATAGCAATGGCTATGTATGTTGGCATGTTTTTTGGTGGAATACTGGGGGGATATTTAACGGATCTTATTGGACGAAAGAAGATGTTTATTCTCGATTTATCCATTTTTGTAATTGCCTCGATTCCCCAGTATTTTGTGACTGACCCGATGCAGCTTGTCATTTTACGCTTTATTTTAGGATTCGCGGCTGGAGCTGATTATCCGATTTCCGCCACTTATATGGCGGAGTTTGCTCCTAGTAAGCACCGTGGCGCCTTGCTTGGTGGACTAATCGCTCTATGGTATGTTGGCTACGGCATGTCCTTCTTGGTGGGGTATTGGATGTTGGCTCTGGGTGAGGATAGCTGGCGTTGGATGCTGGCAAGCAGTGCCATTCCGGCCATCATTATTTTGCTGGCTCGCATAAAGATGCCAGAATCCCCTCTTTGGCTAGCAAGTAAAGGAAAAGAAAAAGGAGCCAACGCTATCATTCAAGGGATCTTTGGAAAAGATGTGGTCCTCTCCGAGTCCTTCGAGGCTAAAGAAAAGACGTCATTTATGGACATGTTTAAAAATGGGTATGGCAAATGGACCCTCTTTATCGCCCTATTCTGGACGCTTCAAGTGGCTCCTGCCTTTGCGATTGCTACCTTCATCCCTGAAGTATTAGGGCAATTAGGATTTGCGGATGGAAACAAGGAGTATCTGGGTTCTACGATCATGAGCCTCTTCTATTTAGTAGGATTAATACCAGCTGTCTACTTGGTGGAGAAAATTGGAAGGAGACCGGTGCTAATTTGGCCCTTTCTAGTCTCTGCGATTATTTTAGTGATTTTGGGAATAACGTCCAGCTGGCAGATGTCATTTACCTACAGTATTACATTATTTGTCATTTACGGTATTTTTAACACCAGTATGAATATCCACCAATGGATTTATCCGAATGAATTGTTTCCGACAAAGATTAGAGGAACAGCTGTAGGATTCGGCACCGGCATGAGTCGAATTGGTGCCTCTCTGAGTACATTTTTGTTTCCCATGATATTGGCTAATTACGGGTTGGAAATGACTTTGTATGTTTGTGCAGGCCTATTTTTTGCTGGGTTTCTGATTTCGTTAGTGATGGCTCCAGAGACCAGAAATATGACTCTGGAACAGACAAGTGCTTTAAACAAATCTAACGATAAACTTAGCAATAAACCTGATTCTAAGACAGGGATTATATAA
- a CDS encoding quaternary amine ABC transporter ATP-binding protein — protein sequence MQRESGFAEPIIRVSNVSKVFGRQKEQALELRKLGQSKHEVEQETKTTVAIFDANFEVKKGEIFVLIGLSGSGKSTLLRCLNGLIEPTEGMVFLENDDIAHMANRQLQQVRRNKIGMVFQNVGLLPNRTVIDNVTFGLELQGVPAGVREKKGKDALELVGLNGQAYKRIYELSGGMQQRVGLARALASNQEILLMDEPFSALDPLIRREMQKLFLDIQGEIQKTVIFVTHDLDEALTLGHRAAVMKDGEIVQLGTAEEILSRPATDYVKQLVQDVDYSKIRLTKSAMTPVEVFAYENESPQVVLRRMKTNKLSNIFVLDRRHHLLGILNIHEVAELVEFHKQSLIGKVENQMHRVHLDVPLRETLPLFINNDLPVAVVDYQNRLEGMITQSTLIASLTEQIKGDEEQDFDSYQMEGVQR from the coding sequence ATGCAACGAGAATCCGGATTTGCAGAACCCATCATTCGTGTCTCCAATGTTTCAAAAGTATTTGGACGTCAAAAGGAACAAGCACTTGAACTACGAAAGTTAGGACAAAGCAAGCATGAAGTCGAACAAGAAACAAAAACAACTGTTGCCATATTCGATGCTAATTTTGAAGTAAAAAAGGGAGAAATATTTGTGTTAATTGGACTGTCTGGCAGTGGAAAATCCACATTGCTTAGATGTTTAAATGGACTTATCGAACCAACAGAAGGCATGGTGTTTCTTGAAAATGACGATATTGCACATATGGCTAATAGGCAGCTTCAGCAAGTTAGACGCAACAAAATTGGTATGGTCTTCCAAAACGTCGGGCTCTTACCAAATCGCACAGTGATTGATAATGTTACGTTTGGTTTAGAACTGCAAGGTGTACCTGCAGGTGTGAGAGAGAAAAAAGGGAAAGATGCGCTTGAGCTGGTGGGATTGAACGGTCAGGCGTATAAGCGTATTTATGAATTATCAGGAGGTATGCAGCAGCGTGTCGGCTTAGCAAGAGCGCTTGCCTCTAACCAAGAAATCTTACTAATGGATGAACCTTTCTCAGCTCTGGATCCTCTTATTCGCCGAGAGATGCAAAAGTTATTTCTTGATATTCAAGGAGAAATTCAAAAAACCGTTATTTTTGTGACTCATGATTTAGATGAAGCACTCACTTTAGGGCATCGTGCGGCAGTGATGAAAGATGGGGAAATTGTACAGCTTGGAACAGCTGAAGAGATTTTGAGCCGGCCTGCAACCGATTATGTAAAACAGCTTGTACAAGATGTTGATTACAGCAAAATTCGCCTGACAAAGAGTGCCATGACACCTGTTGAAGTTTTTGCATATGAAAACGAGTCACCGCAAGTTGTATTACGGAGAATGAAAACAAACAAACTATCAAACATTTTTGTTCTAGATAGACGGCACCATTTATTAGGTATTTTAAACATTCACGAAGTAGCAGAACTAGTTGAGTTTCATAAACAAAGTTTAATAGGAAAAGTGGAAAACCAAATGCATCGTGTTCATCTGGATGTTCCTTTAAGAGAAACTCTCCCTCTATTTATAAACAACGATCTTCCAGTAGCGGTTGTTGATTATCAAAACCGTTTAGAAGGAATGATCACACAAAGTACACTGATTGCGAGTTTAACAGAGCAAATAAAAGGGGATGAGGAGCAAGATTTTGACTCTTATCAAATGGAGGGGGTACAAAGATGA
- a CDS encoding ABC transporter permease, with product MTKITMTSSFIPRIPLDQWANNLVDFVTNRFSGVFNVINDTMTIVIGGLEWLLTTPSPLVMVIILVALAGWLTNWKIAVFTGLGLLLIISLNLWEASMLTLSLVLASTMISLLFGVPLGILSYRFDRVRAVVNPSLDIMQTMPAFVYLIPAVLLFGLGNATALIATCIFAMPPAVRLTLLGLQQVPKTTVEAAEAFGATEWQKLIKVQLPLALPMIMSGVNQVIMLSLSMVVISSMVGAGGLGAEVLRSISMLNVGLGFIGGISVVIIAIILDRMTHLAAQKKRGIQ from the coding sequence ATGACAAAGATAACTATGACTTCTTCGTTTATACCTCGTATTCCTCTAGATCAATGGGCTAATAATTTAGTAGATTTTGTGACAAATCGTTTTTCGGGGGTATTTAATGTAATAAATGACACCATGACAATTGTAATTGGGGGGCTTGAATGGCTATTAACGACCCCGTCTCCGTTAGTAATGGTAATCATTCTTGTGGCGCTTGCCGGCTGGTTAACGAACTGGAAAATAGCTGTTTTTACAGGTTTAGGATTGCTCCTCATTATAAGCTTAAATTTATGGGAGGCATCTATGCTTACATTGTCTCTCGTTTTAGCCTCTACCATGATTTCTCTTCTCTTCGGTGTTCCGTTAGGTATTCTATCCTATCGTTTTGACAGGGTGAGAGCGGTGGTAAATCCTTCGCTCGATATTATGCAAACAATGCCTGCTTTCGTTTATTTAATACCCGCTGTTCTTCTGTTCGGGTTAGGGAACGCAACAGCTCTTATTGCTACTTGTATTTTTGCGATGCCTCCGGCTGTACGATTAACGTTATTAGGTCTTCAACAAGTTCCGAAAACGACTGTGGAAGCAGCCGAAGCATTTGGAGCAACAGAATGGCAAAAGTTAATCAAAGTGCAGTTACCCTTAGCTTTGCCAATGATTATGTCCGGTGTAAATCAAGTCATTATGTTGTCTCTTTCCATGGTCGTTATTTCATCAATGGTCGGAGCAGGTGGTTTAGGAGCAGAGGTATTAAGAAGTATTAGTATGCTAAATGTTGGATTAGGTTTTATTGGAGGTATTTCTGTTGTGATTATCGCGATTATTTTGGATAGAATGACACATCTTGCTGCTCAGAAAAAAAGGGGCATTCAATAG
- a CDS encoding glycine betaine ABC transporter substrate-binding protein, which translates to MKQTKKLFIIITTILMMVFVTACGSSNSSSTSNTETDTDQGKSNKGGNKEKEITIGYIPWDEDVAVTFLWKELLEKKGYKVKAVQADVAPIFSGMAQGNVDLFLDVWMPSTHGSYMDKFGDDLEVLGTWYDQADNGLAVPDYLDVQSIEDLKNYKDKLKGKIIGIEPGAGLMGVSRKALPGYRLNDWALVGSSTPAMLAELDKAVSNKEPIVVTLWRPHWAFEKYNLRYLDDPKKLMNPNGAEELQAVSRKEFSADYPEVAKWLGEFTITSDQLAKLESEIKNSTIEAEGVKKWISKNRSVAKAWVE; encoded by the coding sequence TTGAAACAAACAAAAAAACTTTTCATTATTATTACAACCATATTAATGATGGTGTTTGTAACGGCATGTGGGAGTAGTAATAGTAGTAGTACGAGCAATACAGAAACAGATACGGACCAGGGTAAGTCAAATAAAGGGGGAAATAAGGAAAAGGAAATAACTATTGGATACATACCATGGGATGAAGATGTAGCTGTCACTTTTTTATGGAAAGAGTTGTTAGAGAAAAAAGGATACAAGGTTAAAGCTGTTCAGGCAGATGTCGCCCCTATCTTCTCTGGAATGGCCCAAGGAAATGTTGATCTATTTTTAGATGTTTGGATGCCGTCTACACACGGCTCTTATATGGATAAGTTTGGTGATGATTTGGAAGTGCTGGGAACGTGGTATGATCAAGCGGATAACGGACTAGCGGTACCTGACTATTTAGATGTGCAATCAATAGAAGATTTAAAGAACTATAAGGATAAATTAAAAGGAAAAATCATCGGGATTGAACCGGGGGCCGGTTTAATGGGCGTCAGTAGAAAAGCATTACCTGGTTATCGATTAAATGATTGGGCTTTAGTTGGAAGCAGTACACCAGCTATGTTAGCAGAACTGGACAAAGCTGTATCGAATAAAGAACCGATTGTGGTTACATTATGGCGTCCTCACTGGGCATTCGAAAAATACAATCTGCGTTATTTAGACGACCCTAAAAAACTTATGAATCCAAACGGAGCTGAAGAGCTTCAAGCGGTTAGCCGCAAAGAATTCTCAGCAGATTACCCTGAAGTCGCTAAATGGCTTGGAGAGTTTACAATTACCTCAGATCAGTTAGCGAAGCTAGAATCTGAGATTAAAAATTCCACAATTGAAGCAGAAGGCGTAAAAAAATGGATTTCTAAGAATAGAAGTGTGGCAAAAGCTTGGGTGGAGTAA
- a CDS encoding iron-sulfur cluster biosynthesis family protein produces MVITLTETAMDKLQAIELKEEQFLRIDADIAGGCGLSVKFAIVLDKPRCNDTVIECDGIQFRMDRFTKRYLDEEVQIDYTDERGFLIGEILTSSACAGGK; encoded by the coding sequence ATGGTTATAACATTAACAGAGACAGCAATGGACAAGCTACAAGCAATAGAGTTGAAGGAGGAACAATTTCTTCGGATTGACGCTGATATAGCAGGCGGCTGCGGACTATCTGTCAAATTTGCGATTGTTCTTGATAAACCGCGCTGCAACGATACAGTTATTGAATGTGATGGAATTCAATTTCGAATGGATCGTTTTACTAAACGTTATTTAGATGAAGAGGTCCAAATTGATTATACAGATGAACGTGGCTTTCTTATTGGAGAAATCTTAACTTCAAGTGCATGTGCAGGGGGCAAATAA
- the lipA gene encoding lipoyl synthase: MTTDYVRKPEWLKIKLNTNEQYIGFKKMMREKKLHTVCEEAKCPNIHECWAVRKTATFMILGSVCTRACRFCAVQTGLPTELDWEEPERVAESVEQMGLKHVVITAVARDDLKDGGARVFAETVRAVRHRNPFCSIEVLPSDMNGELDNLKILMDARPDILNHNIETVRRLSPSVRARATYERSLEFLRRAKHINAIIPTKSSIMIGLGETKEEIMETMDDLRANDVDIMTIGQYLQPTKRHLKVQKYWNPQEFKELKEIALSKGFSHCEAGPLVRSSYHADEQIQAAKANV, translated from the coding sequence ATGACCACCGATTATGTTCGTAAACCAGAATGGCTCAAAATTAAATTAAATACGAATGAACAATATATAGGATTTAAAAAAATGATGCGCGAAAAAAAGCTCCATACGGTCTGTGAAGAAGCGAAATGTCCTAACATTCATGAATGTTGGGCTGTACGTAAAACGGCAACCTTTATGATTTTAGGAAGTGTATGCACACGTGCTTGCCGATTCTGTGCGGTTCAAACAGGGCTTCCGACAGAGCTTGATTGGGAAGAGCCGGAACGTGTGGCAGAATCAGTGGAACAGATGGGCTTAAAGCATGTCGTGATTACGGCTGTTGCCCGAGATGATCTAAAAGACGGTGGGGCTCGAGTTTTTGCGGAAACGGTACGGGCAGTGAGGCACCGCAATCCGTTTTGCAGCATTGAAGTCCTTCCATCTGATATGAATGGGGAACTTGACAACTTAAAAATATTAATGGATGCAAGACCAGACATATTAAATCACAACATTGAAACTGTGAGACGCTTATCACCGTCAGTTCGTGCACGTGCAACATATGAACGTTCACTTGAGTTTTTGAGACGCGCAAAACACATAAACGCCATTATTCCAACGAAATCAAGTATTATGATTGGTCTGGGAGAAACCAAAGAAGAAATCATGGAAACGATGGATGACCTTCGGGCTAACGATGTTGACATTATGACAATAGGTCAATATTTGCAGCCGACCAAACGTCATTTGAAAGTACAAAAATATTGGAATCCACAAGAATTTAAGGAATTGAAGGAAATTGCATTGTCAAAAGGGTTTAGCCACTGTGAAGCAGGTCCACTCGTTCGTTCTTCCTACCATGCTGATGAACAGATTCAAGCAGCGAAAGCGAATGTGTAA